Proteins encoded in a region of the Vicia villosa cultivar HV-30 ecotype Madison, WI linkage group LG5, Vvil1.0, whole genome shotgun sequence genome:
- the LOC131607249 gene encoding uncharacterized protein LOC131607249, with product MALSSPPLHNLSSLISSHGITTATARAPSRRHLTVHAAASDTTTSHKVSTFEEGNLIRPKWTGETPLSRLVRALISFKPLYSILKLGARQVLISTAEKNNIPWREMTKVILESDVYKELDSIQNKSLVYPDYYLNPFHAYDEGNLTWLAAAEAEAATKSMVRRAIPTASSVDEATQVLRGNWLNAIEQHHLQHSQTSAIDDILDIGCSVGVSSRYLADKFPTAKVTGLDLSPYFLSVAQHKEKRGTTRKNPIKWIHANGEDTGLPSKSFDLVSIAYVFHECPNRAIVNIVKEAFRLLRPGGTLAMTDNSPKSKVLQELSPVLFTLMKSTEPFLDEYYLTDMDETLREAGFMNITSILTDPRHVTLTATVPQ from the exons ATGGCTCTGTCATCACCACCACTTCACAACCTCTCCTCACTAATCTCTTCGCACGGTATCACCACCGCAACGGCAAGAGCACCATCACGGCGTCACTTAACTGTTCACGCGGCGGCTTCCGATACAACAACCTCCCATAAAGTCAGTACTTTCGAAGAAGGAAACTTAATCCGACCAAAATGGACAGGAGAAACTCCTCTCTCTCGCTTGGTTCGAGCTCTCATTTCATTCAAACCCTTGTACTCTATACTCAAACTTGGCGCTAGACAGGTTTTAATAAG tACAGCTGAGAAAAATAACATACCATGGAGGGAAATGACaaaggtgattttggagtcaGATGTTTATAAGGAGCTGGACAGCATTCAAAACAAGTCTTTAGTATATCCAGATT ATTATTTGAATCCATTCCATGCATATGATGAGGGGAATCTTACATGGCTG GCAGCAGCAGAAGCAGAAGCTGCCACTAAGTCAATGGTAAGACGAGCGATTCCTACCGCTTCTTCCGTAGATGAAGCGACTCAGGTCCTACGCGGAAATTGGCTTAATGCAATTGAACAACATCATCTACAGCATTCACAAACATCCGCGATTGATGACATTCTAGATATTGGATGTTCTGTAGGAGTTAGCTCAAGATATCTTGCAGACAAGTTCCCTACAGCCAAAGTCACA GGGCTAGATTTGTCACCCTACTTTCTATCTGTTGCTCAGCATAAGGAAAAGAGAGGAACAACTAGAAAAAATCCTATAAAATGGATACATGCTAATGGAGAAGACACAGGCTTGCCTTCTAAGTCATTTGATCTTGTATCTATTGCTTATGTG TTTCATGAATGTCCTAATAGAGCTATAGTGAATATAGTAAAGGAAGCATTCCGTCTCCTTCGGCCTGGAGGCACGCTAGCTATGACAGATAATTCG CCAAAGTCGAAAGTCCTACAG GAATTGTCTCCAGTCCTGTTTACGTTGATGAAGAGCACAGAACCGTTTCTTGATGAGTACTACTTGACTGATATGGATGAAACACTGAGGGAAGCTGGTTTTATGAACATAACATCAATTCTTACTGACCCTAGGCATGTGACATTAACAGCAACGGTTCCTCAATGA